Genomic window (Cystobacter fuscus DSM 2262):
CAGGCCCGCTTCCGACGGGGAGATCAGCGGGCCGATGCTGAGCAACCCCGGCGCGCGCCCCTCGTCGCGCCCCAGCTCCAGTGGTGCGGCCCGCGCCTCGCAGCCAGGGGGCGTGCGCCCCATCAGCGCGACCACGGGGCGCCGGGTGTCGAGCGCGGGCGTCGTGCGCGTCCCCTCCTCCACCGCCCCGCGCGAGGCACCGGCCCCCGAGACGATGGCGAGCCCGCTGACGGCCGCCCGCGTCCTCGAGAGCCCGAACGAGCCGCACGACAACACGCCCCTCGATATCGAGGTGCCGTCGGTCACCCACATCACGGCGCTGGAGTCCACCCCGGGCGATCCGCGCGAGCAACGGGCCCGCGAGGAGAAGGAGCGCGAGGAGAAGCAACGGCGCATGGTGCGCCAGCTCAGCATCCCGCTCTTCGTCCTCGCGCTGCTCGGCCTGCTCTACCTCGTCTTCTCACCCAAGAAGGCCAGTGAAGAGGAAGCCGCCAGGAGGGCCCCGTTGTGGCTCACCTCCACGCCGCCGGGCGCCACGGTGAAGCTCAACGGCCAGGACGTGCCCGGCGTCACGCCGCTCTTCGTGCCGGATGTGCCGATCTACGAGGCCAGCACCTTCGTGCTCACGCTGCCGGGCTACCGGACGTGGACCAAGCGCTTCACGCCCACGGCCAGCGACAAGCCCACCCTGAACGCGGTGTTCGAGCCGCTCGAGGTGGAGCCCCCTCCCCAGGCACCGCCCCCCGAGCCCGCTCCCGCGCCCGAGCAGCCCGACCTGTCGCGCAACGCGGTGGACTACCCGACGCGGCTGTTCGTCCTGCGCCCGCGCTACAACGCCTTCGTCGTGGACGGGCTCGCCACGGCCTCCCTCGAGCTCAACCCCCGGGTGGCCTACGCGGTCAGCACCGACGGCAGCGCCTCGCTGGCCTCCGGGCGGGGCGGGGCCACGGGCACGCTCGCCTACTTCGCCGAGGGCGACGACCTGTCCGCGGACGAGACCTTCGGGCTGCTCGGCCCGTCCACGCGCACGCTCAAGGGCGTGCGCCGGCTGCATGTCTTCCTCCTGGACGATGACCTGGCGGACAACAGCGGCACGGTGCGGGTGAACCTGCGCCAGTCCCAGTTCGTCGCGCCGCGCAGCCTCACCTTCGAGGCCACCCGCCACGCGCTGGTGCTCGCCCCCGAGCAGCAGTTCGTCCTGCGCGGGCTCAACCCGGACGCCGTCTACATGCTCACCGTGCGCGATGACGTCGCGGAGCTGCGCGTGGGCCCCACCGGCCGCACCCGCCGCGTGTTGTGCGTGGAGAGCAACTCGAAGTCCGCCCGGCGCTCGCACCGCCTGCTCGAGTCGGGCAAACGCTTCCAGATGACGGGCGCGGACACCCTGCGCTGCGCCTTCCCGGATGTGCGCGTGGAGGACAACGCGGGCGCCTTCGAGGTGGACCTCGTCGACGTCACCGAGATGTCCCGCAAGGAGCGCGCCGACGCCCTGCGCGGCCCCCTGCGCTGAGCCGCCTCCCCCGAGGCGAGGTAGGGAGCGGGCGGACAGGCGCCGATGCCATCCGACATGAGCGCCCAAACGCCCACCAGCCAAGCATACTTTGAGCACCGTTTTTCAACGGAACGGTGCATACTCTAGGGAAGGGCCTGGATCACCGGGTCCCTCCAAAAACCGAAGGATTCCTTCCGTAAGGGCTTGCTCGCGGCGGTGAGGCGATCAGGTTCAACAAGGACGGGAAAGGCACGTGGGCGCGGAGCCATTCATGGCACCGGGCCCACATGTCTTTTTGGGGCCACCCGCTCCCTCGAGAGGGAGGGAAGCGGGGGAGAAGGCGGCTCAGATGTCCAGGTTCTGCACGTTGAGGGCGTTGCGCTCGATGAACTCGCGCCGCGGCTCGACGGCCTCGCCCATGAGGAGCGAGAAGATCTCATCGCTCTCCACCGCGTCCTCGACGCGCACCTGCAGGAGCGTGCGGGTGGCCGGGTTCATGGTGGTCTCCCAGAGCTGCTCGGGGTTCATCTCGCCCAGACCCTTGTAGCGCTGCAGGCCGAGTCCCTTCTGGGCGTCCTTGCGCACGGCCTCGAGGACTTCCTGGACGGACAGGGCGAGCACCTCGCCATCGCCCACCTTCACCTTGTAGGGCGCCTTGCCCAGCGAGGCGAACGCGTCGTGCAGGCTCGCGAGCTCCTGGTACTCGGGCGAGGAGAGGAAGGCGTGGTCGAACACGGACTGGCGCAGGCCGCCGTTGATGTCCGTCTTCACCACCAGCTTCTTCGCCTGGGCCTCGGGGTCGTCCACGATGGCCGTCTCCATGCGGCCGAGGGTGTCCGGCATGCGCATCTGGAGGTAGGCGCGCAGCTGCGCCACCTGCTCGCCGAGCAGGGCCTCGTTGGACAGGGTGGCCACGTTCAGGCTGCTGCCCTGCACCAGGGCGTCCACCACGCGCGCGTCCCGCCGCGCCGCCAGCTTCTCCAGGCGCTCCTCGTAGGTGAGCACCTTCTCCAGGAGCGAGCGCAGCTCCGAGCCGCCCAGCTCCCCGCCCGGCGTCACCACGCGCGAATGGTCCGAGGCGATGCGCAAGAGGTAGTCATTGAGGCCGCGCTGATCCTTGACGTACAGGTCCTTCTTGTTGCGCGTGACTTTGTAGAGCGGCGGCTGGGCGATGTAGAGGTAGCCGCTCTGGATGAGCTCCGGCATCTGCCGGTAGAAGAACGTGAGCAGCAGGGTGCGGATGTGGCTGCCGTCCACGTCGGCGTCCGTCATCAGGATGATGCGGTGGTAGCGCGCCTTGGTGGGATCGTAATCCTCGCGGCCGATGCCCGTGCCCAGCGCGGTGATGAGCGTGACGATCTCCGCGCTGGTGAGCATCTTCTCGAAGCGCGCCTTCTCCACGTTGAGGATTTTGCCGCGCAGGGGAAGGATGGCCTGGTTGCGCCGGTCGCGGCCCTGCTTGGCCGAGCCGCCTGCGGAGTCACCCTCGACGAGGTACAGCTCGCTCTCGCTCGGATCGCGGCTCTGGCAGTCGGCGAGCTTGCCCGGCAGCGAGCCGCCATCGAGGATGCCCTTGCGCCGCACCGTCTCGCGCGCCTTGCGCGCCGCGATGCGCGCGCGCGTGGCGTCGCCAATCTTCATGACGATCTTCTTGGCGACGATGGGGTTCTCCTCGAGGAAGGTGGCGAGCTGGTCATTGACCATCTGCTCGACCAGACCCTTGACCTCGCTGTTGCCCAGCTTCGTCTTCGTCTGCCCCTCGAACTGGGGGTTGGACAGCTTCACGGAGATGACGGCGGACAGGCCCTCGCGCGCGTCCTCGCCGGTGGGCGTCTCCTTGAGGTCCTTCCACACGCCGCTCTTCTCCGCGTAGGTGTTGAGCGTGCGGGTGAGCGCGGCCTTCATGCCCGACAGGTGCGTGCCCCCCTCGTGCGTGTTGATGTTGTTGGCGAAGGTGTAGATGCGCTCGTCGTAGCCATCGTTCCACTGCAGGGCGATCTCCAGCGCCAGGCCCTCGCGCTCGGTGCTGAAGTGGATGGGCTTGTCGTGCAGCGCCTCCTTCGCCTTGTTGATGTACTCCACGAAGGACACGATGCCGCCGTCGAACTTGAACTCGTGCTCCTTGCCGATGCGCATGTCGCGGATGACGATGCGCAGGCCGGCGTTGAGGAACGCGAGCTCGCGCATGCGCTGGCTGAGCGTCTCGAAGTTGAAGTCCACCACCTCCATGATGGTGGGGTCCGGCTTGAACGAGATGAGCGTGCCGCGCTTGTCCGTCTCGCCCACCACCGTCACCGCGTCCTGCGGCACGCCGCGCGCGTAGGAGTGCTCGTACACCTTGCCAGCGCGCTGGATGCGGACCTTGAACCACTCGGAGAGGAAGTTCACGCACGTGACGCCCACGCCGTGCAGACCGCCGGACACCTTGTAGGCGCCGTTGCCGAACTTGCTGCCCGCGTGCAGCTCGGTGAGCACCACGTCCAGCGTGTCCTTGCCCTTGAACTTGGGATCCGGGTGGGGACCTACCGGAATGCCGCGGCCGTTGTCCTGCACCGACAGCGAGCCATCCACGTGGATGACCACCTCGATGTCCGTGCAGTGGCCCGCGAGCGCCTCGTCGACGGAGTTGTCCACCACCTCGTAGACGAGCTTGTGCAGCCCGTAGTGGACGGTGTCGCCGATGTACATGCCCGGCCGCTTGCGAACGGCTTCCGCGCCTTCCAGCTTCGTGATGGCACCGGCGTCATAGTCCCCGGACGACGACGACGGAGCCGCCGGAGTGGCGGGGGTGGGGAGGTTTTCCATGTGCGGAGATCCTTCGGAAATCACAGGTCGGGAAGCCCGGGTGCCTACCATTGGAAGATACCCCGGACAAGAATGTGGAGAACACGCAAGGCGTGGAAAAGATTCACGAAATGTCCCGAAATGACGCTAGGCGTCGAACCGGGGGACGGGCTTGCGTTCCTCGAGAGCGGACGCGAGCTCGCCATAGGTGTTTTTGGAGGCGAAGAGGTGCCGGGTGACGAGCACCCGTCCCCCCTCGTCGAGGAACAGGCCGAGCACCTCGCCGTGGCGGCCGATGCGCCGCACGGAGTCGATCTGCCCCCAGGACAGCTGAATCCGGCCGGTGGAAAAGGGACGAGCCACTTCCACGCCCCGAGCACTGAGTGTAACGCCCCAGCCTGACCGGGGCCGCAAGCGATGCCAGGCGAACGCGAAGACGAGCATCAAGCCTCCGGTGACGCCCGCCCGGGCCACGGCCAGGGGAGGGTTGCCCTGTGAGCGGGCATCCGCCAGGGACCAGGCGCTGAGAATGGCCAGCACACACGCGCCCAGGAACAGGGCGCGGCGCGAGAAGCGGGGATCGAAGGCGTAGAAGCGGGGCTCCATGCGAGCAGCCTGCACCCTACCCTCCCCGAGGGCCCGCCGGGTATTTTCCCGCCGCCCGCACTGTCCACCCGCAAGCGCCCGCGCACTCCAGGAGAGCCCCCCATGACGGACGCTGAACTCACCGCGCGGCTGCGCGCCAACCTGCTGGCCTTCAAGGCGATGCAGACGCGCACCACGGCCCTGCGCGGGCTCGAGATGCCAGGAGTCCGGGCCCTGTGCCTGCCCGGCCGGGGTGTTCCCCTCTTCCAGCAACAGGTGCTGTACGCCCACCCGGAGGCGCTCGCGCCCGCCCTGCCCCGGCTGGAGGCCTGGTACCGCGACCAGCACGTGCCCGCCTGGCGCGTGCTCGTCACCCCGGGGGACTCGCACGCCGAGTCCGCCCTGGCCGCCGCCGGCTACGCGCCCGAGGGCGGCATGCCCGCCATGGGCCTGTGCCTCGCACCCACTCCGCCCTCCCGCCTCCCCCCGGGGCTCTGCCTGGAGTCCTCCGAGGACCCGCGCGAGGTGATTGAACTCAACAGGCTGTGCTACCCCCCGGGCGTCATGGACTTCCTGGGCGTCTGGGGGGGTGGATCGCCGCCGGACGTCCCGCTGTACGGGGTGCTCGTGCGCGAGGCGGGCCGGGTGCTCTCCGGGGGACTGGCGCTCGATCTGGACGACACCGCGGGCGTGTACATGGTCGCCACGCACCCCGAGGCGCGCCGCCGGGGACTGGGCGCGCGGGTGATGGAGGCCCTGCACGCGCGGGCGCTCGCGCGCGGCCGCGCCGCCTCCGTCCTCCAGTCGTCCGAGGAGGGCGTCGCCATGTACCAGCACATCGGCTACCGGCACCTCGGGACGTGGGTCAACTGGGTGCGCCGCGCCGGGCAGGCGGCTCCAGGGGCAGCTCCAGGGTGAAGCGCGCGCCCCCTTCCGGGCGATGCTCCGCCCAGACGCGGCCGCCATGAGCCTCGGCCGCCCGGCGCGCCAGGTACAGCCCCAGCCCCAGTCCCCCGTACGAGCGCGAGGACACCGCCCGCCCGAAGCGCTCGAAGATGCGCTCCAGGTGCGCCTCCGGCACGCCGATGCCCTGGTCCTCCACCACCACGCGCGCCCGGCCCCCGGCCTCCTCGCCGCGCACCTCCACCGGCAGGCGCGGACCGAACTTGAGGGCGTTGGCCACCAGGCTCGACACCACCTGCTCCACGCGCATCCGGTCCCACTGGCCCACCAGCCCCGGAGCCACGTTCACCCGCAGTCCACAGCCCACCGCCTCGGCCTCCGCCTGGAAGCGCTCCAGCACCTCGCCCACCAGCTCGCCCAGGTCCACCCGCTCGGGGGACAGGGGCAGCTCGCCCGTGGACAACAGCGACACGTCCAGGAGCGACTCCACCAGCGTGCCCAGGCGCCGCACCTGGCGCAGCCCCCGCTCCAGCCGCTCGCACAGGGCCGGGGACTCGCGCCGGGAGCGCTGCACGAGCGAGCCGAGCTGCAACCCCAGCGTGGTCAACGGCGTGCGCAGCTCGTGCGCGGCCACGGCCAGGAAGTCGTCGCGCAGGTGGATGGCCTCCTGCGCCTCGCGGTAGAGCCGCGCGTTCTCCAGCGCGAGCGCGGCGCGGCGCCCCACGTCCTGGAAGAGCGCCAGGTCCTCCGCCGTGAAGGCCGCCCGGTCTCCCGTGGCGAACAGGGTCATCACCCCCTGGCTCTGCCGCCGCCCCCGCAGAGGGACGCAGACGGCCGAGTGCAAGCGCAGCTCGGTCACCACGCGCAGGTGCTCCGGCGAGCGCGCCCAGGCCAGTAACTCGGCCCGGAACTCCGGCACCCACTGCGCCTGGCCCGTGCGCCAGGTATACGCGGAGCCCGAGGTAGCATCCGGCACGAGCGGGAAGAGCCGGTCCAGGTCGCGACCCCGCTCCACCCATTCGGGGTCCTCGTGCGCCAGCACCACCAGCTCGAGCTGCCCCTTGTCGTCGGGAGCGTAGACGGAGCACCAGTCCGCCAGCTCCGGCACCATCAGCCGCGCCACCTGCTGCAGCGTCTCCTGGAAGTCCAGCGAGCCCGCCAACACCTCGCCCACGCGCGCCATCAGCGAGCGCTCGCGGCGCAGGCGCGACACCTCCAGCTCACGGGCCACCACCGCCGACAGCCGGTCCAGGCTCGCCCGGGAGAAGCAATCCCGTGCCCCCGCCTTCATCACCTCACCGGCCCCGCGCTCGTCCAGGTGCTCGGAGAGGACCAGGAGCGGAATCTCCAGGCCGCGCGCGCGCACGGCGTCCAGCACCGTCACGGCGTCGAGGCCCGGCGGGCCCTCGCCACACACGAGCACCTCCCACGGCCCCCGCTCCAGCGCCGTGCCCAGCTCCCCGGCGGTGCGCACGACGCACGCCTGGATTTCACCGTGGCCGCCCTCGCGCAGGGCCTCCACCACCCGAGCCTCGTCGTTCGGCTCTCCCGCCACCAGCAGGACGCGCAGGGGCGCCGTCATCCACGAGCCCCCGGCCCCCAACCCTGGCCGGCACCCGTCCCGAGGCGCACGCCCGCCCGGGGCACCTCGTCCTCACGCAAGAGGGATCGCTGGATGTACATGCTCGCAACTCCACGCCTTGGACCCAAGGACAAGCCTATAGCGGGTCCCTTCCGTGTCGTCCGCCAGGAAGCAACCCCCCTGGTCCTGGAACGCTCCCCGGTGAACGTCTCGCGGCGAGCCGGCGGCGCCGGAGCCTGAAAAAAGTCTGGAAAATGCCCGTCAGGACTCGCGCCCGGGTCCCGTCCCCGTCCTCATCGGAACGCCCGGCCGGAAAGGCCCCACACGCCCCATCGTCCAGCCCTGAAAAGGCCCTCTCCCATCGAGAGAGGACAACGAAACCGATGGCTTTCCCACTCGGGCGTTCCGTCCCCTTCCACACCCGCTTCTCGCGTCCGGCCGAACAGGCCCCACAAGCCCACACTCTCCGTGTCGCCGGTTCGACTCCGGCTCTCCCGATACGCCGCACCGGGAGATAGCTCAGGGGTAGAGCAAGAGACTCCCACTCGTGGCTTGTTCACTCGGACGCGGTCTTTCCTTCCGCCTCACGCCCGCAGGACACTGCCCTCCAGCTCCAGCACGCGCTGCTCGAAGAGGCGCAAGGCCTCGCGCAGGTCGGACGAGGCCGCCTCCGCGGGAGCGTTGCGCGCGTTCATCAGCCGTCGCCGCGCCGCCAACAAGGCGCGCTGCCCCTGCTCGGTGTGCGGAGCGCTCCCGGCCTCCGCCAGGTCCACCGCCACGCGCAGCACCGAGGTGAGCTCGCGCAGCACGAGGTCGTCCTGGAGCTCCGGGGCCTGGGTGAGCGTGGAGAAGCCCTGCCGCGCGGCCACGAGGTTGCCCTGGGTGGCCTGCACCGCGGACAGGTGCGCGCTGAAGCGCAGCGAGTGCCACCGGGACACCCGGGCCAGCAGCCCCACCGCGTCCTCCAGGCTCCCCCGCGCGGAGGCAAGCGCGCCGAGCGCCACCAGCGCCCGGCCCTGCTCGCCCAGCGCCACGCCCTCCACCAGCCGCATGCCGAGCTGCCGCCCCATCCGCACCGCCTCGCCCAACTGCTCGCGCGCCTCCGCCGCCCGGCCCGCGTCGAGCAGGAAGCAGCCCAGGTTCACCAGCGCCAGCGCCTGGCCCGAGCGGTCTCCCACGCGCGCCGCCTTCTCCAGGGCCTCCTCCAGCAGCGTCACCGCCTCCGCCGTGCGCCCGTGCTCGCCAATGGCCAGCGCGTAGTTGACGAGGAAGCCCACCTCGAACGCAACGTCGCCGATGGCCCGGAACAGCTCCAGTGCCGAGCGCAGGTGCGGCAGCGCCGGCTCCACCCCGCGCCGTCCCAGCTCCAACAGGCCGAGGTTGCCCACCGCGTACGCGTCCAGCCAGAGGTCTCCCCCCGAGGACAGCTCCAGCGCCTCCTGGATGAGCGTCCAGGCCGCGCCCGTGTCGCACTCCTCCCGGGCCACGATGCACAGGTCCACCAGGACGCGCTTCTCCCGCTCCCCCGCGCCCAGCTCCCGGTAGATGGAGCGCGCCTCGCCCAGGTCCGTCCACGCGGCCGTCATCCGGCCCTCCATGTGGTGCACCCGGCCCCGGACGGCGAGCGCCTCGGCGCGCAGCAGCGGGTCCACCTCCACGTGGACCGACAGCTCCAGCGCCTTGTCCAGACGCGCCAGCGTGAGGCCCACCGGCCCGCGCGCCATCACGTCCGGCTCCAGCGCCACCAGCGCGCCCAGCGCCCGCTCCAGCGTGCTCGCCGTGACGGGCGCCACCGCCAGCGCGTTGTCACACGCCGCCAGCAGGTTCTCGCGCTCGAGCACCAGCCGGCGGAAGGCCATCTCCCCCGCCCCTCCCCCGCCCCGCTCGCTCAAGCGCCGCGCGAGCGCCAGGTAGCACGCCGCGTGGCGCGCCGCGACCGTCGCCCCCTCGCCCCGCTCCGCCAGGCGGCTCGAGGCGTACTGGCGGATGCTCTCGTACATGCCCAGGCGCAGCTCCCCCGGGAGCCCATCCGGCGTGAAGACGCGCAAGAGCGACTTGGAGCGCAGCGAGTGGATGATCTCCAGCACGTCCGGCCCGCCCGGGGGGAACACCAGCACGGCCTCGGCCGACTCCAGGGTGAAGCCGCCGCGGAACACCGAGCACTGCGCCAGCGCCGCGCGCTCGGCGGGCTCCAAGAGGTTCCACGACCAGTCGATCGCCCCCCACAGCGTGTTCTGCCGCGCCGACACGTCGCGCCGCCCGCCGCGCAACAGCTCGAAGCGGCGCGAGAGCCGATCTTGAATCTGACTCACCCCGAGCAGGTTGGTGCGCGCCGCCGCCAGCTCGATGGCCAGGGGGATGCCGTCCAGCTTGCGCACGATGTCCGCCACCAGGGGGGCCTCCGTCTCCGTCAGCTCGAAGCCCCCGCGCACCGCGCGCGTGCGCTGCACGAACAGGTACACCGCGCCACAGGCGAGCAGCACCGGCAGCCGCGTCTCGCCCTCCTCGGGCACCCTCAGGGGCTCCAGGTCCACCACGCGCTCGGTGGGCAACTGGAGCGCCTCGCGCGAGGTGACGAGGAAGCGGGCCCGGGGCGCCAGCTCGCGCCAGCGGCCCAGCGTGGCGGGCATGCGCTGGATGACGTGCTCCACGTTGTCGAGGATGACCAGCACGTCCCCGCGTCCGGCCAGGGCGCGGCCCAGCCGGTCCGCGGGCTCGCTGTCCTCGCCCGAGCGCGTGAGCGCGACGCCGAGCGCCCGGCCCACGGCATGACAGATGTCATCCACCGTCACCGCGTCCGACAGCTCGCACAGCCACACCCCGCCGTCCCACGCCTCCGCCTCCAGGTTGCCGAAGCGCGTGGCCAGCCGGCTCTTGCCCATGCCACCCGGGCCCAGCAGCGTCACCAGCGAGTGGCCCTCGGCGAAGCAGCGGCGCAGCTCCTTGAGCTCCTCGTCGCGGCCAATCAGCTCCCCCGTCTCGCCCGGGAGGTTGCCCCGCCGGGCCTTCTGCACCCGCGGCGCCTCGAAGCGGCGATCCGCGAGCCGCGCGGGCAGCACCTCCACCAGCGCCATGGGCTCCTCGATGCCCTTGAGGAGATAGTCGCCCAGCGAGCGCACCACGGGGCCACCCAGCGCCTCCCACGCGTCCGCCACGCGCGTCCACGCGCTCGCGCTCACCAGCACCTGGCCGCCATGGCCCGCCGAGGCGATGCGCGCCGCCGCGTTCACCATCCGCCCGTAGTAGTCCATGTGGCCAGTGCGCTCATCGAGCCGGCACTCGGGCTCGCCCAGGTGCACGCCCATGCGCACGCGCAGCCCCCGGTGCATCACCCCGTGGGGGCCCCGCTCCACCCGCGCGTCCGGCTCGGCGAGCAGCACCTCGGGCCAGGGCGCCTCCAACAGCGCCTGCTGCGCCTCCAGGCACCAGCGCACCGCCTCCACCACCGACGCGAAGGCCACCATGAAGGAGTCCCCCTGCGTCTTCACCTCGTAGCCCCCGTGCACGTCCAGCAGGGCGCGCAGCACCTCGTTGTGCACGTCCAGCGCCCGGCCCATGTCGGAGGGGCAGCGCTCCCACAGCCGGGTGGAGCCCTGCACGTCCGTGAAGACGAGCGCGACCGTGCCCGTGGGGGCCACCACGGGGGAAGCGTTGCGCACGGGGAAGTCCCCGGCGCTCGGAATCTCGATGGCACCGGCCGGTGGAAACATGCGCAAAACGATCCCCATCACCAGTCCCCTCGCCTGGGGTCATGATGACCACGCGAGCGCGCATTGGCGCCTGCCCAGCTTTTCCATCCGTGCACCAGCGCACGGATTTCCAGGGGCCAGGACGAGACCCCAGGGGGGTTGAAACATCCACCCGTGAACAGCCCCCGGCGAGCGGGGGCCACCGGGGAGGGATCATCCCTCGGGGGTCCGACGCATCAGGCCACGCACCACGAGTGCGCCGGCCAGCAGGGACAGTCCGCGGGTGAGCAGTTCCACCCCCACCACGACGCCGAGCACCCACAGGGACGCGGAGGGCATCCGGCTGAAGATGAGGGCGCCGAGCATCACCGACACCGCGCCCTGGGCGAAGTCCCAGCCCCAGCCCGGGTGGCGATCCGAGCTCGCGGTGATGACGCGGAAGAAGCCACTGGCGAAGAAGTACGCGGCGAGCAGCAACGTGAGCGACATCAGCCCCGCACCCGGCTGGGTGAGGAGGAAGCCCCCCACGAGGAACGACAGCAGGCCCCCGAGGACGAACAGGAGGAAGGGGCCGGTGTCGCGGTTGCGCAGGCCGTGGACGATCTCCAACAGCCCCGCCACCATCAGCACCACACCGTAGAAGAGGACGGACAGGGCGCTGGTGAGGGTCGCGCTGCCCAGCGCCAGCACGCCGAGCAGGGTGACGAGCACCCCCATCACCAGGGGGCCCGTCCACAGTGCGCTCGGATGCCAGGGGCGACGGGGAGGCGGCTCGAGGGAGGAGTCGGGGGTGGCCATGGGGGGCGCTCTCCGGAACGGCGGGTGGGGCTGTGCCTCGAACGTGGGAGTCGGTCCGGAGGCCGACAAGGGACGACCGAGGACTCCCAGGAGGCGGATGGCTCCTCGGTCCGGATGACGAGCGGGCACGGGTCGCCGGGAAGAGAACGCGGGGGCCTCGGAAGCCGCGGCTCCCAAGGCCCCCTTTTCCGACTCAGGCCCGCGCCTCCAGCACAGAATCCTGGAGCGCGTCGGGGACGGGCTCATAGGCGGACAGGCGCAGACTGGCCGAGGCGCGTCCCTGCGTGCGGCCCCGGAGGCTCGTCACATAGCCGAAGAGGTTCGCCATGGGCACCCGCGCGGAGACGCTCCGCGTGGCCCCATGGCCCTCCAGGCCCCCCACCCGTCCGCGCCGAGAGGACAGGTCCCCGAGCACGTCGCCGAGGAACTCCTCGGGCGTGGTGACCTCCACGTCCATCACGGGCTCGAGCAACCGCACACCCGCGTGGCGCGCGGCCTCCTGGAAGGCGAGCGAGCCGGCCATCATGAAGGCCTGCGGGGTGGAGTCGCGCACGTGCGTGCTCCCATCGAGCAGCCGCACCTCCACGTCCACCACCGGGTGGCCCGAGAGCACCCCGCGCCGCATGGCGCCCTCCACGCCCTTCTCGATGGCGGGGATGAATTCCCGGGGGATGACGCCGCCGTGGGTGTCGTCCACGAAGACGAGCCCCGCGCCACGAGGCGCCGGACCGACCTCGAGCACCACATGGGCGTACTGACCAGGGCCTCCGCTCTGCCGGACATGACGGTACTCCTGACGCACCCGGCGGCGCAGCGTCT
Coding sequences:
- a CDS encoding ATP-binding protein translates to MFPPAGAIEIPSAGDFPVRNASPVVAPTGTVALVFTDVQGSTRLWERCPSDMGRALDVHNEVLRALLDVHGGYEVKTQGDSFMVAFASVVEAVRWCLEAQQALLEAPWPEVLLAEPDARVERGPHGVMHRGLRVRMGVHLGEPECRLDERTGHMDYYGRMVNAAARIASAGHGGQVLVSASAWTRVADAWEALGGPVVRSLGDYLLKGIEEPMALVEVLPARLADRRFEAPRVQKARRGNLPGETGELIGRDEELKELRRCFAEGHSLVTLLGPGGMGKSRLATRFGNLEAEAWDGGVWLCELSDAVTVDDICHAVGRALGVALTRSGEDSEPADRLGRALAGRGDVLVILDNVEHVIQRMPATLGRWRELAPRARFLVTSREALQLPTERVVDLEPLRVPEEGETRLPVLLACGAVYLFVQRTRAVRGGFELTETEAPLVADIVRKLDGIPLAIELAAARTNLLGVSQIQDRLSRRFELLRGGRRDVSARQNTLWGAIDWSWNLLEPAERAALAQCSVFRGGFTLESAEAVLVFPPGGPDVLEIIHSLRSKSLLRVFTPDGLPGELRLGMYESIRQYASSRLAERGEGATVAARHAACYLALARRLSERGGGGAGEMAFRRLVLERENLLAACDNALAVAPVTASTLERALGALVALEPDVMARGPVGLTLARLDKALELSVHVEVDPLLRAEALAVRGRVHHMEGRMTAAWTDLGEARSIYRELGAGEREKRVLVDLCIVAREECDTGAAWTLIQEALELSSGGDLWLDAYAVGNLGLLELGRRGVEPALPHLRSALELFRAIGDVAFEVGFLVNYALAIGEHGRTAEAVTLLEEALEKAARVGDRSGQALALVNLGCFLLDAGRAAEAREQLGEAVRMGRQLGMRLVEGVALGEQGRALVALGALASARGSLEDAVGLLARVSRWHSLRFSAHLSAVQATQGNLVAARQGFSTLTQAPELQDDLVLRELTSVLRVAVDLAEAGSAPHTEQGQRALLAARRRLMNARNAPAEAASSDLREALRLFEQRVLELEGSVLRA
- a CDS encoding HdeD family acid-resistance protein, which produces MATPDSSLEPPPRRPWHPSALWTGPLVMGVLVTLLGVLALGSATLTSALSVLFYGVVLMVAGLLEIVHGLRNRDTGPFLLFVLGGLLSFLVGGFLLTQPGAGLMSLTLLLAAYFFASGFFRVITASSDRHPGWGWDFAQGAVSVMLGALIFSRMPSASLWVLGVVVGVELLTRGLSLLAGALVVRGLMRRTPEG